The genomic region AGTAAGGTTGATCGCGTCAGCGCCGCCACACCCCCGACTGCCTCCGCGGCTGCCCGGCGCACGTGCGACCGGGCATGGGCGATCGCTGCCCCGAGGTCCGTGGTCAGGTGCGCCTCGTGGCGCAACGACGAGACCACTCCGAGACTGACCGCCAGCCGATGATGCTCCGGGCGAATGCCCTTGAGGATGACGGTGATGCCGCGCCGCTCCAGCTGCCGGACCAGCTCGGCGAGCTGCCGGGCTCCGGTCGCGTCGAACAGTTGCAGCTGCGACAGCCGCAGGATCACCACCTGTACGTCGTCAGCCGCTCCCACGCTGGCGGAGATCCGCTCGCCGGCGCCGAAGAACAGGGATCCGTCGATGCGGAACAATGCGATCCGCTCATCACCCGGGACGTGGTCGGGGAGCTCCTCGCGATGGGCGACGTTCGTGCGGGCCAGGGTGCGCAGCACCAGGACGACGGCCACCACCACCCCGATCGCGACCGCATCGATCAGGTCGAAGGAAACGGTGACGATCGCGGTGACGGCGAAGGGCATCCAGGTGCTCGACCCGGCGCCCAGGACGGCGCGCAACGTCGGCCCGGTGATCATCCGGGCCGCAGTGACCACCAGCACTCCGGCGAGTGCCGCCAGCGGGATGTGCGCGACGAGCGACCCTGCGAAGAGCACCAACACCAGGAGCACCAGTGCATGGACCACCGCCGCCAGCCGCGAACGCGCGCCGCTGCGGACGTTCACTGCCGTCCGGGCGATCGCACCGGTGGCCGGCATCCCCCCGAAGATTCCGGCGGCCACGGATGCCAGCCCCTGGCCGACCAGCTCCCGGTCGGCATCGAAGGGCCCGTTGTCCGCCATCGATGCCGCCACCCGTCCCGACAGCAGCGACTCGATGGCCGCCAGAATCGCCACCGTGCACGCCGGACCGAGCAGCGAGAACACCATCTGCAGCGACGCATGCGGCAACGCCGGCACGGGGAGACCGGCCGGGAGCCCACCGATGGTCGCCAACGGAGCCGACACCAGCATCGCGACCAGCGTCACGACGCCGATGGCCACGACGGACGACGGGAGCCGGGGGGTGAACCGGCGACCCACCTCCATCACCAGCGCCACCGCAGCAGCAGTCGCCAGTGCCCACATCGCCGATACCGGGTCTGCGGATGCGATGGCCTGGACGGCCGCGACCGCAGCATTGGTCGCAGCGCCATGCG from Nakamurella sp. A5-74 harbors:
- a CDS encoding SulP family inorganic anion transporter produces the protein MRVAGALRGLLTLAPSRADYRAVPTSWRPDLMAGLTVGVIALPLALAFGISSGAGPQAGLVTAIVAGIVAAVFGGSAVQVSGPTGAMVVVLAPVVAAHGVGSVAVLSVMAGILVVVAGFLRLGRVIAYIPWPVIEGFTLGIAVVIALQQIPAAVAAHGAATNAAVAAVQAIASADPVSAMWALATAAAVALVMEVGRRFTPRLPSSVVAIGVVTLVAMLVSAPLATIGGLPAGLPVPALPHASLQMVFSLLGPACTVAILAAIESLLSGRVAASMADNGPFDADRELVGQGLASVAAGIFGGMPATGAIARTAVNVRSGARSRLAAVVHALVLLVLVLFAGSLVAHIPLAALAGVLVVTAARMITGPTLRAVLGAGSSTWMPFAVTAIVTVSFDLIDAVAIGVVVAVVLVLRTLARTNVAHREELPDHVPGDERIALFRIDGSLFFGAGERISASVGAADDVQVVILRLSQLQLFDATGARQLAELVRQLERRGITVILKGIRPEHHRLAVSLGVVSSLRHEAHLTTDLGAAIAHARSHVRRAAAEAVGGVAALTRSTLLISNSPTATG